ACTGACCTTGGTAACGCATGTCGAGATATCGTTCCATGCTTATGGAATTACGGTCAATGCCCTCGACCACTAGCTCTGAGATCCCCTTTTCCTCCAAGTCGGAAAACAGTGCTATCAGCTCACCCCTGGTTACGGCGTGCTCCTTTTTCATGACCGTATGGGAATAATCCTTGATGACATCGGCCATGAGCATGCCGATAGCCGAAAGAATACCTGGATTCCGCGGAATGATAACTTTAGGGATATTTAATAGCCCTGCCAGAAATGCCCCGTGAAGGCCCCCTGCGCCACCAAAGGAAAAAAGTACGAACTCGCGAGGATCGAACCCTCTCTCTACGGAAATGACACGGATAGCTTTCTCCATAGTCGTATTGGCGACCGTGAGAATACCTTCGGCGAGTTCAATCGGGGAAAGGCCCGCCTTTTCCGACATATCGATGAAGAAGTGCTCCAGCCTGTCGGTGTAAAGTTTCATGTTCCCGCCTAGGAAGTATTCCGGGATCAGCCTGTTAAGATAAAGATTTGCGTCAGTAACCGTGATTCCATCACCCTTGCCGTAACAGATGGGCCCGGGGTCGGCGCCGGCACTGTCCGGACCGACTTTCAGGGAACCTCCGATATCGATGGAGGCGATGGAACCGCCTCCCGCTCCCACAGTGTGGATGTCGATCATGGGAACCTTTATCGGATAGCCGGATATTTCCGACTCGACAGTCAATGAAAGATCGCCGTCAATGAGCGACACATCTGTAGAGGTACCTCCCATATCGAAGGTGATGAGCTTGTCGTGACCTGCTGATTTTCCTATCTCTAAAGCGCCTACCGCGCCCCCGGCGGGCCCGGACAGAATGGTTCGAACGGACTCACTCATGGCCGTATGGGCCGAAATGCTGCCTCCGTTGGACTGCATTATGCTGAGGCTGTCATCCTCCGTCAGTTTGTCGATAAGGCAACTGATGTATTTCTGCATTTTCGGAGATACGTAGGCGTTCAGAACTGTGGTTGAGGTTCGCTCAAATTCCCTGAATTCGGAGAGTATTTCGTGGGAGAGAGAAACAGGAATATTCAGCCCGCCGAGGATCTCGCGCATTTTAAGTTCGTGCAGCGGGTTCACGAAAGAAAAAAGGAAGCAGACGGCCACCGATTCAGCTTTTGCCTCGCCGATTTTTTTTGAAACCTCCTCGGC
This portion of the Deltaproteobacteria bacterium genome encodes:
- a CDS encoding hydantoinase/oxoprolinase family protein, yielding MITIGVDTGGTFTDFIYQDGDRWKVHKVLSTPANPAEAVLKGLGHIAADRAKKIVHGSTVATNSILERKGARTVLITNKGFEDVIEIGRQNRRRLYDLAYRREPHIVPGDLRFGVAGRMLQDGQEIETFHEHGAEEVSKKIGEAKAESVAVCFLFSFVNPLHELKMREILGGLNIPVSLSHEILSEFREFERTSTTVLNAYVSPKMQKYISCLIDKLTEDDSLSIMQSNGGSISAHTAMSESVRTILSGPAGGAVGALEIGKSAGHDKLITFDMGGTSTDVSLIDGDLSLTVESEISGYPIKVPMIDIHTVGAGGGSIASIDIGGSLKVGPDSAGADPGPICYGKGDGITVTDANLYLNRLIPEYFLGGNMKLYTDRLEHFFIDMSEKAGLSPIELAEGILTVANTTMEKAIRVISVERGFDPREFVLFSFGGAGGLHGAFLAGLLNIPKVIIPRNPGILSAIGMLMADVIKDYSHTVMKKEHAVTRGELIALFSDLEEKGISELVVEGIDRNSISMERYLDMRYQGQSYEIIVPFAGDYIENFHDLHEKKYGYRNEDKGVEIVNIRLRSRGVPEKPEFMKFEIAGKELPQEAILARRGATFDHKELETVIIARDKLKNGNRFSGPCIVVEYSSTIVVPPFAKGTVDAYGNIMLDVKP